From the genome of Natrinema marinum:
CGGCGCGGCGACGCCGGGTGAGTACGCGAGCGAGAGGTCGCGCTGCGTGTTCGTCGGCTTCGTCGTCGATATCTCGATCTTTCCGGGTGGATCCGTCCGGTGGTACTCCAATGCGTCCTCGTCTAATCCCATATCGGGGACACTGCGGGCGACTACTAAAAACAATGCGAAGGGGAGTTTCGACGATCGTCGACAACAGAGTTCGGATAGCGTGCACCGCCGCCCGGCGAGAAAATATATCGATTCGACCCTTTTATACGCACCGCGCATGTGACGTGGGGTATGGACGTCGCGCTTGGTGGGACCTTCGACCCCGTACATGACGGCCACCGACGGCTGTTCGAACGGGCGTTCGAACTCGGAGACGTGACCGTCGGCTTGACCAGCGACGAGCTCGCGCCGAAAACGCGCGCCGTCGAACGGCACGTTCGATCGTTCGACGACCGAAAGGCGGACCTCGAGGACGAACTCGCGTCGATCGCGGTCGACCACGACCGCGAATTCGAGGTTCGAAAGCTCGAGAAACCGACGGGGATCGCTACCGAACCGCAGTTCGACTACCTCGTCGTCTCGCCGGAGACGCGCGGCGGGGGCAAGCGGATCAACGAGATTCGCCGCGAGAACGGTCACGATCCGCTGGAGGTCGTCGTCGTCCCGCACGTGCTGGCCGAGGACGACGACATCATCTCGAGTACGCGTATCGTCAACGGCGAGATCGACGAACACGGGAACGTCGTCGACGGGTGACCGACGCAGGACCGGCGGCGTGACCGAGCGACCGGCCGGCACGCGGTCGGCGTACCCGACCAACGGCCGTTGCGACCGGATATTTCCAACGACTCGAGAGTCGCCATTTTCATCGCATAGTTCCATCTTACACGCAATAAGCGCGGCACTATCGGCTGAAACGGTCGGTCGTACGAGATCGTTACCAGCGCGGGGGCTCGAGTCCCGCCGACTCGAGGAGGTCCTTCCAGCGCGACTGAATCGACAGTCGAGAGACATCCGCGGCGTCGGCGACGGCCCCCTGCGTGCGGCCGTCGCCGGCGACGAGCGAGCCGGCATAGAGGCTCGCCGCGAGAACCGCCCGCTTCGAGCGATCGGACGACGGAACGTCGGCGAGGAAGAGATCGACCGCACACGACCGCGCCTCGGACGACAGTTCGAGCCGGTCGGCGACGGTCTCGAGTTCCTCGAGCCACGGTTCGTACTCGACGCGATCCCGGGCGCTGTGCATACCTTCCGATATCGGATCGGTCGGCATAAACGTACGGTCGCGACACCGTGTCGGTCGGGCCGACAGGCAGTGGACTCCCAGGTGCGCGTCGGCGGTCGCCAATGGCGTACTACGACGGGCAACGTTTCGATACGAACGAGTCGGCGAGGTGGCCGTTCTCGGTCGATTTCACTAGGAGACGACTACTAAACCCGCCGTCGACCGAAGGACCATGCGATGCCATCGTTCGATGTCGGTTCGCCACCCTCGCCATGAAAGAGCCAACCTGCAAACTCGTCTGTACCGGCTGCGGGCTCGAGATGCCCTATCGTGAGCGGTCGCTGGCCGAACAGGCTGCGGAACTCCACCAGCTCCGGGACTCGGAACACGTGACGTTCATCGTCCCGCCGGACTGGTCGCCCGAGGAGCCGGTGAAGCACTGACCGGACCCGCTCGAGCGTCGATCGACGACTCAGAGCGAGGCCCTCGCACGGACCGACAGGTTCTTACTCGAATCGTGAAAACTCGAGGATGCGCGCGGGTAGCCAAGCTAGGCCAACGGCGCAGCGCTTAGGACGCTGTCCCGTAGGGGTCCGCCGGTTCGAATCCGGTCCCGCGCACTGAACGAGTTTTCGAGCGGAGCGAGATAACGAGTGAGAGAGCAGGCCGGATTCGAACCCTGCAAGTCGCAGCGCTCGAGCGAAGCGAGAGCGACCGTCTTGCTTCGGTTCGAATCCGGTCTCGCGCGTTTTCCGCGGACAGGTCCGTGAGCGGCGACCACCCGGTGCCGAATTTGAATCGCGAGGACGTCGCTCGTCCGCTGGGCCGCGAATCCGGCCACGTGCATCGCCGCCCCGAATTCCTCGAGGCGATCGAACGCACGAGGACGACGGGATCAGCGAGTACTGGAAGAGCGATGAGTACCTCCACGGTCGCGTCTACGAACCGGCCGACGACAGCTACTCGAGGTCGGTTGTCTGCCAGTAGCAGGAAACCGACGGCGGCATCCAAGAGGTCACTGTCCCACGGACCTCGCGACCGCCGACTACGTCCGACCACACTGGTTGTAGCGGTCGATGGAAGCATCCGCTCGTCGGACCGACAACGGGCCCGATCGATGACCGACGGATCGAATCGATCGATAGCGGTGGTGTTTCGTCGCGTATACGGGTTCG
Proteins encoded in this window:
- a CDS encoding phosphopantetheine adenylyltransferase, encoding MDVALGGTFDPVHDGHRRLFERAFELGDVTVGLTSDELAPKTRAVERHVRSFDDRKADLEDELASIAVDHDREFEVRKLEKPTGIATEPQFDYLVVSPETRGGGKRINEIRRENGHDPLEVVVVPHVLAEDDDIISSTRIVNGEIDEHGNVVDG
- a CDS encoding transcription initiation factor IIB family protein, whose amino-acid sequence is MHSARDRVEYEPWLEELETVADRLELSSEARSCAVDLFLADVPSSDRSKRAVLAASLYAGSLVAGDGRTQGAVADAADVSRLSIQSRWKDLLESAGLEPPRW